Part of the Cyanobacteria bacterium QS_8_64_29 genome is shown below.
AACGTCTTCTATAGCAATCACAACTTACACGTGAACGAACCCGTACTGGCGTAGCATCGAAAATTTAAAGATGTCATGCTCGATAAGTAGCCAGAATAGCGCCTTGACGCGCTCAAAGGAAGGACATAGGCCAGCTAGCTTTCTCATGGTCTCTTTGCCTCGCAGCCAGACTTTCTCAATCGGGTTCTGTTC
Proteins encoded:
- a CDS encoding IS630 family transposase, translated to EQNPIEKVWLRGKETMRKLAGLCPSFERVKALFWLLIEHDIFKFSMLRQYGFVHV